GTTGcaattttgtaaaaagaaaaaaaagacaTGTGAAATTGAATCCTGGGGCGCTGATATCCAAATACACTCTAGACGGTGTCAAAATGCTACGTTCTCTTCTTTTTTCAAGGTTACAGATACGCCGCAGTACAGTTTGGCTATGCGTGTTTCTGTGGCCAAAGCTTTGGGAGACACGGCAAAGCATCAAAATGTGACGTGAAATGTCCCGGTAACAAGGATCAAGTGTGTGGCGGGGTATCAATGAATTCGgtttacaaaattttgaattacgTTGCAATAAATTATATTGGATGTTACAAAGATTTATATAGCAGAGACTTACTCGGTGCAGAAATCATCGATGATCAGATGACTATACTGACCTGTGCTGATACTTGTCGTTTAAAAGGTATAAGTTCCCTGTAGTTAAAATCTTCATAAAAGGTTATTAACGATGGCAAAGTCCGTACGATTTTTGTGTTATTCTTTGTCCAGGTTACAAATATGCAGGTGTACAGTCCAGCAAATATTGTTACTGCGGCAATAGTTATGGACAACACGGCAAGGCAAATAATGATACTGAGTGTAATAGTCAGTGTGGAGgtaacaaaaatgaaatttgtggAGGCAGCTGGAGGAACTCTATTTACAAAGTAGGAATGGATTACTTCCCGTGTGCAACAGAAACGAAACCTTTAATACACGACAGCATGGCAATAGATCGGTGCATTGATTACTGCGTATTGATGAAAAAAGGTGAGTTTGATGATTAAAATGGaattaaaaattgttgaaatcatggataaatgaaatagaagttaCAATATTAACCTATTGTACGGTGAACACGAGATTGATTAATTTGACCCTAATTACCTGACATAAGATCTTTTGCTTTTTCCACGCAGGATTCAAGTACACATACTTATCCAATGGTAATGAATGTAGGTGCGGTTTGGCCAGTGGTCCTCTTCACGGTAGAAAGGTCTCTGACATGACTTGTACTTCGACCTGCAAAGGCGAGAAAGAGGAATTTTGCGGAGCACCTAGCCTGATGTCCGCTTTTCAAATATcttaaaaaccattttcctATAAATTTATAGCTTCTCGTGTATTGAATAAATATCTCGAGTTCAGAAATAACTATGAAAATTAAGTTCTCAGTATGAAATCACTAAGGTGTTATCCTCTCGAGGACCTTGAGACACAACATCAAATAAGGAGACAATTGCAAATGGACATTTCGTGGATGTATTTTTTGCTCGCATCACTTCAGTTGCCGATGCTCGTGCAGATTGTCAACCGTCGGACATCGCCATTGCATTACTAGGATGAGCCTCTTTCGGACCAGTCAGTTTCATTGACTCGCCAACGATCTTGTAAAGACAAATTCAGGCATAGCGtccataaaaacattttttttattagaaGTTCAACTATAGAAAGTAAATAACTAAAATAGAACATCACAATTACACAAAACTAAACAACGCAAGCGTAAGATTTGTTGTTCCTGTCCGACGGTAGACCATCTTCCCTCGGCAGGAATTCGAAcgctcagccacggcacgaaccctggcaatctcgatgccgtcagtcaggttcgaatccctgccgggttAGGATGACGGTAGTGAATGGCAAAGTCCAGTTAACCCGATGGGCGTGACTCGATAATCGGTGTCATATTAGTCAACGTTCCATGATTTTCATGTTCCATGTTAATTTTCAACTCTAAATTTCGTATCTACAGCCTCTTTAGATCTAAATTGCATTCTACATTCGGAGTTGAAAGGTTGAAACAGATAAAAGTCATTTTTCGATTATCAACAATCTTTTATTATATTCAGGCTTTTTGAAAAAGCTTTTTAAAACTGTTTTATGTTTTGTGTAGATATgcttgaataattctaaattctatttgatagcAATTAATCAAACtaatgattgaaaaattgaacCTATCGTATTTCCGTTTGCTACGTCTGTTTAAACATTTAAACGATgttcatattttgttttgacttaagtcattattatcattaatcgACTGTCAGTGAAGTACAGATCGTAACCATGTCAACACACGTAAGtcatgtatataaaatatgagattaaaagaaaacttgttttcaatgaaattgagTTAAACGCTGGGACCGAATACTTACCTGaaattattaattgaatatataaTGGACATGATAGTCTGTCGCACATCGTCCGATTTGGTACAGCTTTAACTGATATTTTCGTGTATTAGCATAAGTCATAACTGATCACTAAATGAAATGTTCCTTAATCAAAACACAGTGTACACAATACACTACTGTATAATTCTTATAGACATACTCTTTAGTTGTacgcatgtatttattttttactttAGTATACAACATTATTTCTCCTGCTGGTCGGCAATTTCGGGCTGATTCACAGGGTCCAGGGAGCAATTTGGGCGAATCAGTTCGGAGAACCGCTGAAATTCACCTGCCCCGATGGCCAGTACGTACACGGTATCGAAACTCGTTTTGATGGCAAAAAGAAAGATCGCGAATACGCTTTCAAATGTCGCGCGGGTTTTGTATCGTCTGGGGCCGAATGTTCATTCGCAGAGAATTACGTGAACGCGGTGAAGGCTTCGGCGAATTTCACGTGTCCAGACGACTCGATCATCACCGGTGTTAAAAGCGTTTACGATACTGTCCTGCGAGACAGATTGTTTACATTCAGATGCTGTAAGGTAAGGTCTGCTTCACCCTGGTCGAAAATGGCACCGTATGGTTAATAGGAATGGTTCATCTTTTTAATTATTTGCATACCCGAATAGCTCACAAATTAACATATGGGCATTTGGCAAACGTTACCAATCCACTATTgaaatttctctttttttaccaaaatatcaaatatcgtTTGGAATCATAGTAAATTATACGATTTGCTCTGCTCTAAAGTTCGACGAAGATCATGAGTTTGAACCAAATGTTGATCAAATatacttgttttttttttaaatatagtCGTGAATTTCCGTGGTTTTTGTCGTGATTCTAATGATATACCATCAAATCTATTTCTCAGTTAAGAACTCTTCCCGGTAACGATTGTCGCACAACCGAATTCTTAGGTGACTACGCTGAACATTATATTCGTGAAGTCTATTACGACGAAGCCGTAGTTGGAGTGTATAGCGAATATAAGGATAAAGCCAAGTAGGATACGTATATTTTTGTAGTgttaaatctaaaatctagcaaaaatcataatttgatatcaattagAAGGTTTTCGAAGTTTTATCGACGAATTTCCTAACTACGGATGTTGGAGGAAGCttcgaatagaaaatgaaacatatttcaagATATATTGGAAAACAATTAAGAAATTGATTATTGTACATAACTTAAGGCGTTAAAATCTCTTGTTGATATCCCATGCGCGAAATATTAAGAATAACATTTTTCCATGATCGCCTCCATCCTTATCACTGGAATAGAGTCTGTATTTCTAAGTATTCTGTTCCAGGGACCGTCGTTGGAAAATGCACGTTTGTAAATTTACTACGTGTCAAGCGACCAACATGAACATCCTGGAAACAATAGTACCAAAATACGATGGTATTCGTTTGGTCGGTATGAATACGGTCAGTCGTTGTATCAATGGAAGCACGATGCTCGAATTGTCGGACATTCGTTCGGACACGGAAACCACGTCCATCGCAGATTCCCTGTCGAATTCGTGGACGTACGGTACATCGATAGGCGTGTCGGGAAGAGCCTCAGTCGGTTTCATGGGAACCGGAATCACAGTCGCGGGAGGTGGTTCGTTAATGAGCGTCAACTCTCAGTCAAGCGGTACAGTCGATATAAGCGGTAACACGCATACGATTTCGCATACGGCTCTGGGCACTCTTGAAGTGCGAGGCCCTGGGGCAGGTGTAATCGTTGCTATGGCTAAAATGTACAAATTCGATAGGAACAATGTCGAGGTGGAGTTCGGTGTCGTCTGTAAAGATGGacgaaaattcaattccaCAAAGAGGGTCGCCTTACGTCATAAGGTTTATTCCGCGACGCACTTTACCACAGAAATCGGTATCTACAATCGTGACCAGTGTGAAGAACTAGATCCCTGCACCTCTAACCTCAGAGACAACGTCGACACGTTCAAACCGTACGATATCATTCGCAAATTCAAGAACTGCTTCAAGAATGGCATCGGGAAAACTTCGATGATTGATGATTATGATTTGGCGGGTAAATTCATAAACctttacaaaaacatctgtGTCCATAATGGCAATCAAGTTGTCATgcgatttgaattttgtttaaTCAGCTACAGAAAAACTTAAATCTTTTGTGTGATGACACCAGGTGAATCGATGATTTAGAATGATCTTCATGGGGAAGAGGTCTTCTCGTTGTGGAGGTTTTTGCgacaattattttcaatagtttcaattaattaaatcttacAGCACAACAAGAAGGATTTATGGGTTGCTTCCAGGATAATGAAGTTAGAGATTTTACCGCTTATGCCTTTACATCTAGCAATATCACAGTTAAAATGTGCGTTAATATCTGCGGGATGAAAGGTACTAGTATTTCGGCATCAAACAATCGATTGGATCCAATAGTagataattgataatgaatattattcatacacttaatatcatcatcaagaattcattcaattatCACTTTCTCATTCTCGACCAGGAAAGGGTTATGCTGGAATACAAAATGGACGTCACTGTTATTGCGGTGATTCGTTCGGGACATATGGAGAGCTACCAGAAAGCGAATGTTCAGTGCCATGCAGTGGACAACCGGATAAGAAATGCGGAGGTATCATGAAGAACTCAATTTTCAAAGTAAAACGTTTTTACGTCGGTTGTTTCGTTGACAACGAAAATAGAGATTTGCCGCATGTTGAGAAGATCGCTCCCAATATGCATGTAGATATGTGTTTAGATCATTGTCGCGCGAATGgtaaatatatgtacataaaaTGGTTATCAATTTTTGTGTAAAAATGAGGAAAATATGTCTGAAAAATGTAATTGTTCGAACGTATTCTTCTGACTAGTTTTGCCACACCAACATACATTTTAGGTTACAGATATGCCGGTTTACAAAATGGTGATCAGTGTTTCTGTGGTCATTCGTACGGTAAATATGGAATGAGATCCGACAAATGGTGCGACATGAAGTGTGCCGGCGACGAGGTGGAAAAGTGCGGAGATGTGTTGAAGAATTCAATTTACAAGgttcaaaaaaatcttctgGGCTGTTTCGAAGAAGTTGGTACCTGTGAAAGGTTCTGCGATCGACGAAACTGTATTGTAGAACCAGTTTATGTAGGTTGTTACGCTGATAAATCTGATTCAAGAGATTTGCCATTTGAAATGAAGGACGCTCCGAACATGGATGTAGGAATATGCTTAGAACATTGCTATTCACGAGGCATGTAGTTTTTCCCTTCTCTAAGCTATTTCATGAGCAATGACTTTTCGACACCCCTGTTGTCATGGCCAAAAGTGTTAGAATTATCAACTCAGAATTAACTTAATTTGTAgcctttcaaatcaaaataacAACTAATAACAACTAACAATTGGTGTCATATGATAACATTTAACtcatctttaacattcttagatattttatttgtttagGTTATCAATACGCAGGCTTACAGTCCGGTACTTCTTGTTTCTGCGGTAACAATTTCGGCAATTACACTCTAAAACCAGATGCGGAGTGTTTCAAGGCGTGCCCGGGAAATCAGTACGAATTCTGCGGTGGACATATGCGAAATTCGGTCTACAAGATCTGGCGTGACCCTCGAGAGAATTACGAACAGAAAACATCATATATCGGCTGTTATAAAGATAcggaaaaatttgatttagacGGTGCATTGGGTCGCAATAGTGGTTTAACTATTGAGAAATGTCTGGGGTTTTGTCGTTCTAACGGTGAGTTTTATCAACTACAACAACCCGGTATTAACTgcgatttcaatatttgtaatatttcttTACTTTCCAATACAGTAAGTTTTTATATGTATAAAGTATTGATATACGTATTCCTTTGAAAACGAAAGACTACAGAGgtgtttcttttttatagGTTATCCGTATGCCGGTCTGCAATACGGGAAAATATGTATGTGCGGTCATAGATTCGGAAAATATAGCACGAGTCCAGAAAACGAGTGCAAAATGAAATGTTCAGGGGATAACTCTCAAATTTGTGGAAATTACTTGAGGAATTCAATTCACAAAATCTGGAAACATGCGCTGTATTTGGGTATCAAAAACGTTGGTTGTTACCAAGATGACGTGCTTGTGAAAAATGCAACAGTTCCTTCGATGATTGACTTGAATATCACTGTTCGGAATTGTGCGGTATTTTGTATCTCACGTGGTAAGTCATAGCACCACGAGAATGTCTCATGAGCTCGTTCCCCGTTGCAAACTTATAGGATGAGACCTATTCTGACGAGCCGTCCATAGAACTAAGTATTCGAATGATCTAAGGATTCAAGATCAAGCCCTGTGGAACTAGACCTGGGTTTAGCAAGTGAATTGGATTAGTCATATCtgaatataataagttaaaagTGAATAGTCCATCTCATCAAGTTGTTTTCCTTTGCATAGGTTACAAATACTCGGGATTACAGAGCAGTTCAAAGTGTTATtgtagtcaaaatttggaGAACATGGATAAGAGGTCGAGCAGTGAATGTAACATGAAGTGTAGAGGCCAGCGAAATGAAGTTTGTGGCGGGGACATAATGGTTTCGATTTACAAACTAGGAACGGATGATTTCCCTTGTTtaggaaaaaaagaattagaagTTTTACGTCATGGCGACATGTCGATAGATCGCTGCATCGACTATTGTACAATAAAGACCGGTATGTTCAATTAAACTGTCTGTGTAAGGGATTTCCCCGCCATAAATCATCtaattttatttgtgaaaATTTAACTCATACCCGATACTCAGATATAAAAGCATTCGAATCAATTCAGCAGCGGCGTCTACCCTCGAACCGCCGTTTAACAGGTTTTCAATAAATCCACATTTCTGGTCCAGACCCGCAGTTCCTAAGTTCTGTGTTAAGGTTAGATTTGCCTCTTCAggtaaaacatcgaaaattaacTAACTTTGACTCGAGTTAACTTttactcggaactgtggaactagagtCGTCCTAGGTATTCGTTTGAAACATCGAAGACACACTTCATCAATTTGATGTCATTTTTGGTTCGATGAGCAGTTTTGAATAGACAACATATTTGTGTAAAAGGTGGTTTTGATCATTCAAAAAGAAACCTTGCTCGTGATGCTAACAACACTACATTAGTCATTCTTAATTCATATCGGTTTTTGTATTTCTGTTTGTAGGTAATAAGTACGCGTATCTGAAGTATGGAGAACGCTGTACATGCGCGACGGCGCAAGACCCTCGACATTCGAACCAAATTCCTGACAATCTTTGCAGCTCGACCTGCAAAGGAAACAAAAATGAGCTTTGTGGAAGTGACACTTCAGTTTCTGCGTTTCAAATATCTTAGTGCAACTATTCCGTCATCTTCGAGCACAGGTGTGGGTTAGAAACGTGCTCGTTTTCAAACATCTAACTTTCAATTAACTTTTGACGTGGAACCGCATGGGCCCAGGTTCGAGAATAAAAACTTTGAATAATCCATCAACATTTTGTAGTTGACTTTTAATTTTGGATTTTTATTCGATAATCCCCCTCCTGATGTCGGACCGATTAGTATGTTGGTATTCTAATGTCAGGTTTGATGTAGGAAAAAATACCTATCCGGTGATATATTGACGACaacatttttggaattacTTCCTGTTTAGGTTTGTTAAAAAATAAgcgttttcaatacttttgaAAATCTCATGAATAGTTGATAAAACGTATATTACAGAGTAGATAGCTATAGATAATAGAATGTGGGACAAGCGCACGTGACGTATTTTCGAATTGCTATTAGGAGGTCTACGTCACAAAGCTATTTCAAATGACGGAGAAGGTTGATCCACCACCGGCCTACGGGACGGGCTATCCGCCTCAAGGCCCAGCACAACCACAACCAGCATATGGACCGGGACCTCCACCACCACCGCAAGGATCAGGCTACGGAACGGGCTACCCGCCTCAAGGCCCAGCACAACCACAATCAGCATATGGACCGGGACCCCCACCACCACCGCAAGGATATGTGACTCCGCAAGGTAGTAGGTTAAACCTGTCAAAATCTATATCCGCAAGTTAGCGTAAAAACAGATCAAAATTCTCGTATCTCAAGAAATTTTTTGACAACTCGATGGGGGTTTAAGTTTACTGGATGATTTCGTTTTTTGAATTCAAGGTGGGCCTGTGAATGTAACCTCAACTGTGGTCGTGGCCAACCCTAATTCCGTCCTGCCGGGTTACCCGACTAACACATTCTGCCCGTCGTGTATGACAACCGTCGGTACAAACGTTGAATATCAAATTGGTTTATTATGCTGGCTGATCGTCGGAGTCCTGATTATATTCGGGTACGTATCAgtagattttaagaaattcaTTCTTATTGTGGAagtaattttcatcattgttAGTTCTGCATTATTCGGTGCTGGTCACGCTGAAAACAGTAATTTCTAACAGTAATCAGAAGACTTGATCGAAAGAGTGAAAGAcccaaattttgaaaaggcTACTCATAAGCCTGGTAGTCGTCTCTAGTCACCGGCGTGCGAAAGGTCGCATCATTCCGGAAAATGTCCTAACGAAATATCCGCACCAATTAAATGAATTCAGTTAGTAGAAtgacaaatatt
This Tubulanus polymorphus chromosome 7, tnTubPoly1.2, whole genome shotgun sequence DNA region includes the following protein-coding sequences:
- the LOC141908255 gene encoding lipopolysaccharide-induced tumor necrosis factor-alpha factor homolog isoform X1, producing MTEKVDPPPAYGTGYPPQGPAQPQPAYGPGPPPPPQGSGYGTGYPPQGPAQPQSAYGPGPPPPPQGYVTPQGGPVNVTSTVVVANPNSVLPGYPTNTFCPSCMTTVGTNVEYQIGLLCWLIVGVLIIFGCWLGCCLIPFCVDSCKDAVHRCQNCGRIVGIHKVI